AAAGAAAACGAATAATGAGTAGGAAGACTACCCTTTGTGGGTAGTCTTTTTTTATGTAGAGATGGGAGAATTTTCGCGGGGGCTAGAGTCGGTTTGCATTCCGCTAGAGCCTCTCACGGGGAGCTTGAGCCATGCTTGGCAAACTTGAGCCGCTCCGCATTACGCGGGGGGTGGACTGGAGCCGGTTTTTCTTGAACTAGAGCCAGAAATGGAAAACAAGAGTCACAAATCAAGAGGAAGAGCCGGCTTTAGGATATATGAGCCGCTATTTCGGGCGCTTGAGCCAGAAAGAGAAAAAGTAGAGCCAGAACCACCTGAGTATGAGTCACTTATCTCTGACTTGAGCCGTTGCCCCCGAACTTGAGTCGCCCCACATTACGCGGGGGAACTGGAGCCGGTTTTTCTTGAACTCGAGCCAGAAATGGAAAACAAGAGTCACAAATCGAGAGGAAGAGCCGGCTTTAGGATATATGAGCCGCTATTTCGGGCGCTTGAGCCAGAACGAGAAAAAGTAGAGCCAGAACCACTTTCGTATGAGTCGCTTATCTCTGACTTGAGCCACTGCCCCCGCACTTGAGTCGCCTCCGCACTGAGCGGGGGAACTGGAGCCAGTTTTTCTTGAACTCGAGCCAGAAATGGAAAACAAGAGTCACAAATCAAGAGGAAGAGCCGCCTTTAGAAAATATGAGCCGCTATATCGGTCGCTTGAGCCAGAAAGAGAAAAAGTAGAGCCAAAACCACCTGAGTATGAGTCACTTATCTCTGACTTGAGCCACTGCCCCCGAACTTGAGCCGCTCCGCACTAAGCGGGGGAACTGGAGCCGTTTTATCTTGAACTCGAGCCAGAAATGGAAAACAAGAGTCACAAATCAAGAGGAAGAGCCGCCTTTAGAAAATATGAGCCGCTACATCGGGCGCTTGAGCCAGAAATAGAAAAAGTAGAGCCAGAATCACCCGCGTATGAGTCGCTTATCTCTGACTTGAGCCGTTGCCCCCGAACTTGAGCCGCTCCCCTCAAACTTGAGCCGCTCCCCCCGAACTTGAGCTACTCCCCCCGAACTTGAGCCGCTCCACCCAAACTCGAGCTATTCCCCCCCAAAAACATGGGCCGCACCTTCCCTATCTCTGGAAATTGTTTCACGTGTAACTTTTTTAACAATCAAATAATTAGAAAACAAAAGAGATCTAATACAAATAGACAAAAATAGTTAACAAATGATTGATTTCGATTCTAAACACAAAAGAACCCCGCATATCGACGTGGTTCGTCGGCATGCGGGGTTTTGAATGCATTTTAGTACGTTAATTGATCTTCAAGGAAGCTGCGAAGGTCGCTGATGTTCAGGCGAGTCTGTTCCATTGTGTCACGGTTACGTACAGTAACTTGACCGTCTTCTTTGGAATCGAAGTCGTACGTGATACAGAATGGTGTACCGATCTCGTCGTGACGGCGGTAACGTTTACCGATTGAACCAGCGTCGTCGTAGTCGACCATGAAGTGCTTAGAAAGGTCAGCGAATACTTCTTTCGCTTCGTCGCCTAGTTTCTTAGAAAGTGGGAACACGGCTGCTTTGTATGGAGCCACTGCTGGGTGGAACTTCATAACAGTACGGGAAGAGCCGTCTTCTAATTCTTCTTCTTCGTAAGCATCAGCAAGGAAGGCAAGAGCTAAGCGGTCTGCACCAAGGGCAGGCTCGATCACATATGGAATGTAACGCTCGTTTGTTTCCTGGTCGATGTATTTGAAGTCTTCGCCGGAGTGCTCAGCGTGCTGAGTTAGGTCGAAGTCTGTACGGGAAGCAATGCCCCATAATTCGCCCCAGCCCATTGGGAACTGGTACTCGATGTCTGTTGTGGCGTTACTGTAGTGAGATAACTCATCTTCACCATGTTCGCGCAGGCGAAGGTTTTCGCCTTCAATGCCAAGAGACTTCAACCAGTTGTGACAGAAGTTCTTCCAGTAATCGTACCATTCTAACTCTTCACCAGGCTTACAGAAGAATTCCATTTCCATTTGTTCGAATTCACGCGTACGGAAAATGAAGTTACCTGGAGTGATTTCGTTACGGAAGCTCTTACCGATTTGGCCAATACCGAATGGAAGTTTCTTACGCATAGAACGCTGAACGTTTTTGAAGTTCACGAAGATTCCTTGCGCTGTTTCAGGGCGAAGGTAGATGTCATCCGTTGCGCCTTCTGTAACACCTTGTTGCGTTTGGAACATAAGGTTGAACTGACGGATTCCTGTGAAGTTCTTCTCGCCACATGTTGGACAAGCGATGTCATGCTCGTCGATTAGCTTTTCCATTTCTTCAAATGGAAGGCCATCTACGACCATTTCTTTTCCTTCAGCTTCTAGTTTGTTCTCGATCAGTTTGTCTGCGCGGTGACGAGACTTACATTCTTTACAGTCGATCATTGGGTCGTTGAAGTTACCTAAGTGACCAGATGCTTCCCACGTTTTTGGGTTCATTAGGATCGCTGCATCAAGACCTACGTTAAGCGGGTTCTCTTGGATGAACTTTTGCCACCAGGCACGCTTTAAGTTGTTCTTTAATTCAACGCCAAGTGGACCGTAGTCCCATGTGTTCGCAAGGCCGCCGTAGATTTCAGAACCTTGGAAGATAAAGCCGCGATGCTTTGAGTGTGATACTAATTGATCCATTGTAGTTTTCTTAGACATTTGTATGTCCTCCTTTATCACTTCAAGATGTCGTCCCATAACAAATAAAAAAATCTCGTCACTGGGACAATGCCCAGGGACGAGATTAAACCCGCGGTTCCACCCTGATTGATGACTTGCTCGGTTAGCAAGCATCCACTTTATGCGTGCATACTCAGGAATGCCGTTTCTTTAAACCGTTCTCTGAGCTCGCACCGTCCTCAGATCGCTAGGGGAAGGGGGTTTAAATACTATGTTTCCGTCATCATATGATATAAACTTTTTTGTTTTCTAATAGTAGCATAGCTTTTTTTCATTCACAAGTCTACCCGGAAAAAGCCGAACTCCCTTTCGTTTTGAGGGGGGATTTTTGCTATAATGGATGAATGGAATATGGTAAACGGAGGCTAGTGCCATGTACGATATGAAAAAGTGGGAGCACGTGTTTAAACTTGATCCCAATAAAGAGATTTCAGATGAAGATTTAGAGAAAATATGTGAATCGGGAACAGATGCGGTCATTGTCGGCGGCACAGACGATGTGACGCTCGATCAAGTGTTGTCTTTGCTAGCTGGCATACGACGGTATTCGGTTCCTTGTATATTAGAAATATCCAATCTAGAAGCTATTACACCGGGGTATGACTATTATTTTATTCCAATGGTGTTAAATAGTTCAGAAAAACGCTGGATGATGGATGTCCACCACGAAGCTGTGAAAGAATATGGAGATATTACCGATTGGGATGAGATGATTGCTGAAGGGTATTGTATATTAAATCCTGAATCGAAGGCGTTTCAGGCAACGAATAGCGTCATGCCTGATGAGGAAGATGTGATTGCCTATGCCAGAATGTCTGAGCACTTGTTCCGCTTGCCGATCTTTTACCTTGAATATAGTGGGACTTACGGGGACCCAGGGTTAGTTGAGAAAGTTGGTCAAACGCTTGATCAAACCTTGCTGTTCTACGGAGGTGGCATCACGACCCCTGAACAAGCGAAGGAAATGAAAGCTTATGCTGATGTCATTGTTGTTGGAAATGTCATTTACGATAATATGAAACAAGCTTTACAAACGGTAGCAGCCGTAAAAGAACGAGAATAAAGGAGTGTCGCTCTCTTGAGCCCGTTAACAAACGACTTGCTAAAAGGATTAAACGAACAACAGCGTGAAGCCGTAAAAACGACAGATGGTCCGTTACTTCTTATGGCCGGAGCCGGAAGTGGGAAAACCCGAGTGTTGACCCACCGTATCGCTTATTTATTAGGGGAGAAAGAAGTTGCCCCGCGCAACGTGCTTGCGATTACGTTTACGAATAAAGCTGCACGTGAGATGAAGGATCGTGTTGGTGATCTTGTTGGACCAGAAGCACGAGACATGTGGATTTCGACGTTCCACTCTATGTGTGTGCGTATTCTGCGAAGAGATATTGACCGAATTGGGATTAACCGTAACTTCTCCATTCTTGATACAACCGATCAGCTCTCAGTTATTAAACAAGTATTAAAAGATTTAAACTTAGATCCGAAGAAATTTGATCCTCGTGCGATGCTTGGTGCGATTAGTACTGCGAAGAACGAACTGAAAACCCCAGAAGATTTCAGTAAAACGACGGGAAATTATTATGAGCAGCAAACAGCCGCGGTTTATGAGAAGTACCAGAAGACACTACGTAAGAATCAGTCTCTTGATTTTGACGATTTAATTATGCAGACGCTTACGCTTTTCGATCGTCTTCCTGAAGTGTTGGAGTATTATCAGCGCCGGTTCCAATATATCCACGTCGATGAGTACCAGGATACGAACCATGCTCAGTATCAGCTGGTGAAGATGCTTGCTAGTCGCTTTCAGAATTTATGTGTTGTAGGAGACTCCGACCAGTCGATTTATCGTTGGCGCGGGGCGGATATTGCAAACATCATGTCCTTTGAGAAAGACTATCCTACGTCCAAAGTGATTATGCTTGAGCAGAACTACCGTTCCACAAAACGTATTTTAGATGCGGCAAACGAAGTCATTCAGAATAACTCTGGTCGTAAGCCAAAGAACTTATGGACCGATAACGATGATGGGGAGTCGATCTTTTATTACCAGGCTCCTACAGAGCGTGACGAAGGGCTTTTCGTTACGAACAAAATTGAAGACATGGTCCGTGCGACGAAGTTTAAATATAAAGACTGTGCCGTCTTGTATCGGACAAATGCCCAGTCCCGTACGATTGAGGAAACGTTTGTGAAAGCAAATATTCCTTATCAGATCGTTGGAGGTACGAAGTTCTACGATCGTAAAGAAATTAAGGACTTGCTTGCCTATCTTCGTCTTGTTGCCAATCCTGATGATGATATTAGTTTCGGACGAATTGTAAACGAACCTAAGCGCGGTGTTGGTCGTACGTCTCTTGATAACTTACAAATGTATGCAGCGCGCCACGACCTTTCGTTATATGAAGCGGCTGGTGAAGTGGAACAGGTCGGACTTAGTAAACGGGCGACGAATGCGATTCGTGATTTCCACAAAATGATCCGTAATTGGACGCAGCAACAGGATTTCTTATCAGCGACAGATCTTGTAGAAGATGTGCTTAAGATCACAGGATACGAAGATATGTTAAAGAATGAAAATAGCTTAGAAGCGCAGAGCCGCCTTGAGAACATCAATGAGTTCTTATCGGTTACAAAGAACTTTGAAGAGCAGAATGAAGACAAGAGTCTGATTGCCTTTTTAACAGATCTTGCTCTGGTAGCGGATATCAATTCAGCTGATGAGGATCCATTCGCTGATGATAAGGTAACCCTTATGACGCTTCACTCTGCGAAGGGGCTGGAGTTCCCTGTTGTCTTCCTGATTGGCATGGAAGAAAGTGTATTCCCTCACAGTCGTTCCTTGCAGGATGAAGAAGAGATGGAAGAAGAGCGCCGTCTTGCCTATGTGGGGATTACTCGTGCTGAGCAGCAGTTATTCCTGACTAATGCAAAGATGCGTACGTTATTCGGTCGTACAAATATGAATCCAGAGAGCCGTTTCATCTCTGAGATCCCGGCTGAATTAATTGAAGGCAGAAACCAACAGCAATCTTCACCGTTTGGTGGAGGTTTCCAGGACCCTGCTCCATCAGGCTTCAATACAGGTCAACCGAAACCACCGAAGCGAAAGGCGACTACGATGAAAAAATCAGCAGCATCCGGTGCTGAGAGTGGTGATTTTGCAGTCGGTGATAAAGTCTCTCATAAGAAGTGGGGAGTAGGAACGGTTGTGAAAGTACAGGGAGAAGGGGACTCTAAAGAATTAGATATTGCCTTCCCTGCACCAAATGGCATTAAGCGCGTATTGGCTAAATTTGCCCCGATTACTAAGCAATAGCTTTGAGGTGAACGTATGAATAAAGAAGAAGCGAAGAAGAGAATTGATGAACTGCGACGTCAGTTAGAGCAATACAATTATGAGTATCATACACTTGATCAGCCCTCTGTTTCGGACCATGAATATGATAAGTTAACACGTGAGCTCATTGATTTAGAAGAAGAACATCCCGATCTGGTCACCCCTGATTCTCCTTCTCAGCGGGTAGGCGGCAAGCCTCTTGATGCTTTCCAAAAGGTTCAGCACGAAATTCCGATGCTCAGCCTGGGGAATGCCTTTGACGATCAGGAACTCCGTGACTTTGATCGCCGCGTGCGTGAAGGAGTCGACGGAGAAGACGTCAGTTACGTTTGCGAACTGAAAATTGATGGACTGGCGATTTCCTTAAAATATGAAGATGGTTTACTTGTTCGTGGTGCCACGCGAGGTGACGGGACAACGGGTGAAGATATTACCCAGAACTTAAAGACCATTAAAAGCATACCTCTTCGTATTGAGCAGCAGGAGCCGATCGAGGTGCGCGGTGAAGCGTTTATGCCACACCGTTCTTTCTTAGCGATGAATGAAGCTCGTGAAGCGAACGGAGAAGAGCCATTTGCAAACCCGCGTAATGCGGCTGCAGGTTCTCTTCGCCAGCTTGATCCAAAGATTGCAGCGAAGCGGAATTTAGATATATTTTTATATGGCGTTGGCCAGTGGGAAGCAGGCGAGCTTGAATCCCACAGTGAGCGCCTCGAGTATATGAAGTCTCTTGGATTTAAAACAAATCCAGAATGGAAAAAGTGTAACGATATTGATGAAGTGATCGACTATGTTCATAAGTGGACAGAGGAACGTCCGAACTTAAATTATGAAATTGATGGGATTGTCATTAAGGTAGACAACCTTGAGCAACAGGAAACGCTAGGGTTTACTGCAAAGAGCCCGCGCTGGGCAACTGCTTTTAAATTCCCAGCAGAAGAAGCCATTACAAAGCTTACGGATATCGAGTTAAGTGTCGGTCGTACAGGTGCCGTCACACCTACCGCTATTTTAGACCCTGTCCAGGTAGCGGGCACAACGGTAGGGCGCGCGTCTCTTCATAATGAAGACTTAATTCGTGAGAAAGATATTCGAATTGGGGACACCGTCGTTATTAAAAAAGCGGGGGACATTATCCCGGAAGTGGTGCGTGTCATTACAGAACAGCGTACCGGGGAAGAAGAACCGTTCTCTATGCCTGACGTATGTCCGGAATGCGGGAGTGATTTAGAACGTCTGGAGGAAGAGGTAGCCTTGCGCTGCATCAATCCAAACTGCCCGGCGCAGCTCCGTGAGGGACTGATTCACTTTGTATCCCGCAATGCGATGAACATTGACGGGCTTGGTGAGAAAGTAATTGCCCAATTGTTCCGTGAGAATCTTGTTCATACCATTGCTGATTTGTATAAGCTTGATAAAGATGAACTTTTACAGCTTGAGCGAATGGGGGAGAAGTCTGCAGATAACCTTCTTTCATCCATTTCCGTTTCGAAAGAGAACTCATTAGAGCGTTTGCTATTTGGTCTTGGTATTCGTTTTGTCGGATCGAAAGGTGCCCAGATGCTAGCCGAAGAGTTTGAAACGATGGACCGTTTACGTGAAGCGACGTATGAGGAACTGGTTGCGATTCAAGATATCGGGGAGAAGATGGCCGATTCCGTTGTGCGTTACTTTGAAAAAGAACCGGTTATCGAGTTAATTGATGAATTGAAAGAGCTCGGTTTGAATATGGAGTATAAAGGTCGTAAGAAAAGTGACGACGCTTTGGATTCTCCATTTTCGGGGAAAACCATTGTTATTACTGGTAAGATGGAGAATTACAGCCGAAATGACGTGAAAGCCCACGTTGAAGCATTAGGTGGTAAAGTGACAGGAAGTGTGAGCAAGAATACGGATATGCTCATAGCTGGTGAGGACGCTGGATCGAAGTATGAGAAAGCAGAGAAGCTAGGTGTTGATATCTGGGATGAAGCTCGCTTCCAATCTGCGTTACAGGAATAGGGAGAGTGGAGACGGATGAAACGGATCGCATGGATATTGAGCCTTGTCATTTTAATGGCAGGGTGCGCTCCGACCTATGATAAACAGGAAGAGAAATTAATGCAGGAAACGCAGGAGAACAGTCAGAGGGAAAAAGCGATTGTGCCGAAGTATAGTATATCTGATGAGTACTATCTTCCTCTTGTGCGTGAAGACGAGTATGTACCTAGTAAGGCCAGGGGAATTATCGTACGTCAAATCGATAATCGATTAGATATTGAAGAGATGGAAACCGGACTAAGACGTCATTCGAAAGCAGTGTATGATCCTGGTGAATACTTCTTTCAGGATGGTCAGTACTTAACCACGGATATATTAGATGACTGGCTCGACAGAAAAGAGAACTCAGACGGGAAAAATGGAACGCCGAACGGCTTAAACCCTTCCCTTAAATTGGGCGCATCTGAAGAGCAGTATCGCGATAATCCTGTCTACTTGTCTCATATCTTAGAACAAGATTTCTTTAAGAAGACGGAAGAGAATGTGGTCGACCTAAAAGGGATCTCAATCGGACTTGCGATGAAATCTCAGTATGAATTTCAGGTAGAGAAGTGGGGCGCATCTTATTATGAGGAAATCCCACGAGATGAGTTGCTTACCCAAGGGAAGAAGATGGCTCAGAAGGTGTTAGAACGTCTTCGGAAAATGGAAGACCTTCAAGATGTACCGATTATGATTACAATTTATCAGCAAGAGGCGAAGTCATCTGTGGTGCCAGGAAACTTCGTGGCGAAAACGACAGTTGAAGGAAGTGACATGAAGATTAGTAAATGGGAGACGGTGGATGAGAAATACGTTTTATTCCCTTCTGATGAAGCGGAGCAAAACTACAAGAAAGAATACGAGGACATGGTGGATTTCCAAAACGATGTCGCCAACTACTTCCCGAACTATATCGGAGTAGTAGGGAAAGGCTTCTATAAGAACGGGGAACTGGTCAATATGGAAGTCACGATCCCGATTGAATTTAAAGGAAAAGCCGAAATTGTCTCACTCACCCAATACGTCTATTCTCTCATTATGGAGAACTTCCCGAACTACTTCGGAATTGAAGTGAAAATCGAATCACATGAAGGACAGGAAAGTCTCATCGTCCGAAAACAAGGCGAAGACAAACCCTTCGTCCACATCTACGACAAATAACAAGAAAAGGACACCGCCTAAAGCGCTGTCCTTTTCTTTTATGCTGTAGAGGACCGCTGGGTGTCTGACACCCTTTAGTACTGTGCAGATACATAGAGTGTCTGGCACGCTTTACTCTGTTGCAGTGATTCCTTTATCTCACGACGGTTCAGTCTATACGTTGCTACCCGGACGCTTGCGCTTTTGAATATAGGCGCATGCCTATTTACTTTTTCTTTTAGAATATGTTAGAATTTTTTATAAGATTAAAACCGAGTAAACTTATAAGGATTGTATAAATTTACCCCAATGAGGTGAAGGGTATGGGAAGAGAGTTTATTGATTTGTTTGATGGTTGGGCTGCGTCTTATGATCAGACCGTGTCTGGGGAGGACGTTGAATATAAAGAAGTATTTGCAGATTACGATGGGATCCTGGACGCTGTCGTTGATCATACAAAGGGTCCAAATGTTATGGAATTTGGCGTCGGCACTGGCAATTTAACGAAGAAGTTGATTAACCGGGGGCATTCTGTAATTGGAATAGAGCCGTCTTCGGAGATGTTGAAGATTGCACAGATTAAAGTACCAGATGCAAAGGTGTATGACGGAGACTTTATTGAGTTCCCAAAACCTGAGGTTCAGGTCGACTCTATTGTTAGCAGTTACGCATTTCACCACCTCACAGATGAGGAAAAGGAAATGGCGATTAGTAAGTACAGCCATTTATTAAAGAAAGGGGCGCGGATTGTTTTCGCTGATACGGTTTTCGAAACGCAAGCTTCAAAAAGGAGAGCCATTGAAACAGCTATTGCATCGCACTATAACAATCTCGCTGATGATCTGTCCGCTGAGTATTATACGGACATTCCGACACTGCAAAGAATCTGTAAGAAATATGACTTTGAAGTACTGTTTGAGCAGAAGAATAAATATGTTTGGGTAATGGTAGCAGAGAAAAAATAAATTCAATAAAAAAGGGAGAGGTTTATCCATGCCAATGAACGTAGAAAGTTTTAACTTAGATCACACAAAAGTCAAAGCACCATATGTACGCTTAGTTGGAATTACAGAAGGACCAAAGGGAGATAAGGTATACAAATACGATCTTCGCGTTAAGCAACCGAACAAAGACCATATGAACATGCCTGCTCTCCATTCGTTAGAGCACATGCTGGCTGAGTTCAGTCGTAACCACCATGATCATATCTTAGATATTGGTCCAATGGGATGCCAGACTGGTTTCTATATTGCCGTATTAAATGACGGAAGTTACGAAAATGTTCTAACAGTTATTGAAAATGCATTAAAAGATATCCTAGAAGCTACTGAAGTGCCGGCTTGTAACGAAGTGCAGTGTGGATTTGCTGCTAGTCACAGCCTAGAAGGAGCGAAGCAGCTGGCTCAGGAACTGCTAGAAAAACGAGATGAATGGACAGAGGTTTTCGCTGAACAACAATAAGGAGCGAACAATATGCAGTACGTTACAAGCATTCAACAACTCATTGGTCACACCCCTCTTATGGAACTCCGAAATGTAGGAGTTCCTGAGGGTGTGCGCCTCTTTGCAAAGTTAGAGTATTTCAATCCAGGGGGGAGCATTAAAGATCGGCTCGGTCAGAAATTGCTCGATCATGCTCTAATGTCAGGTGAATTAAAGCCGGGAGGCACCATTATTGAACCTACAGCTGGTAATACAGGAATAGGATTAGCTCTCGCCGCTATAGGTCGAGGGTTTCGAGTGATGTTCGTTGTCCCGCAGAAATTTAGTATGGAAAAGCAGACTCTTATGAAGGCGTTAGGGGCAGAAATTATTAATACTCCAACGGAAGATGGCATGAAAGGCGCGATTGAAAAGGCGCAAGAACTGGCTCAAGAGTTAAATGCCTTTTGTCCGCAACAGTTTGATAATGAAGCAAATCCAGAAACCTATTATGAAACGCTGGGTCCTGAAATCTATGATTCTCTTGATGGCAAAGTAGATGTATTCGTAGCAGGTGGCGGTACTGGCGGAACATTTATGGGAACGGCACGTTTTTTGAAAGAGCAGAATCCTTCTATTAAAACCGCGATCGTGGAGCCAGAAGGTTCTATTCTAAACGGGGGAGAAGCGGGGTCCCATCGTACAGAAGGA
The nucleotide sequence above comes from Pontibacillus chungwhensis. Encoded proteins:
- the ligA gene encoding NAD-dependent DNA ligase LigA, giving the protein MNKEEAKKRIDELRRQLEQYNYEYHTLDQPSVSDHEYDKLTRELIDLEEEHPDLVTPDSPSQRVGGKPLDAFQKVQHEIPMLSLGNAFDDQELRDFDRRVREGVDGEDVSYVCELKIDGLAISLKYEDGLLVRGATRGDGTTGEDITQNLKTIKSIPLRIEQQEPIEVRGEAFMPHRSFLAMNEAREANGEEPFANPRNAAAGSLRQLDPKIAAKRNLDIFLYGVGQWEAGELESHSERLEYMKSLGFKTNPEWKKCNDIDEVIDYVHKWTEERPNLNYEIDGIVIKVDNLEQQETLGFTAKSPRWATAFKFPAEEAITKLTDIELSVGRTGAVTPTAILDPVQVAGTTVGRASLHNEDLIREKDIRIGDTVVIKKAGDIIPEVVRVITEQRTGEEEPFSMPDVCPECGSDLERLEEEVALRCINPNCPAQLREGLIHFVSRNAMNIDGLGEKVIAQLFRENLVHTIADLYKLDKDELLQLERMGEKSADNLLSSISVSKENSLERLLFGLGIRFVGSKGAQMLAEEFETMDRLREATYEELVAIQDIGEKMADSVVRYFEKEPVIELIDELKELGLNMEYKGRKKSDDALDSPFSGKTIVITGKMENYSRNDVKAHVEALGGKVTGSVSKNTDMLIAGEDAGSKYEKAEKLGVDIWDEARFQSALQE
- a CDS encoding class I SAM-dependent DNA methyltransferase; translation: MGREFIDLFDGWAASYDQTVSGEDVEYKEVFADYDGILDAVVDHTKGPNVMEFGVGTGNLTKKLINRGHSVIGIEPSSEMLKIAQIKVPDAKVYDGDFIEFPKPEVQVDSIVSSYAFHHLTDEEKEMAISKYSHLLKKGARIVFADTVFETQASKRRAIETAIASHYNNLADDLSAEYYTDIPTLQRICKKYDFEVLFEQKNKYVWVMVAEKK
- a CDS encoding PLP-dependent cysteine synthase family protein, whose amino-acid sequence is MQYVTSIQQLIGHTPLMELRNVGVPEGVRLFAKLEYFNPGGSIKDRLGQKLLDHALMSGELKPGGTIIEPTAGNTGIGLALAAIGRGFRVMFVVPQKFSMEKQTLMKALGAEIINTPTEDGMKGAIEKAQELAQELNAFCPQQFDNEANPETYYETLGPEIYDSLDGKVDVFVAGGGTGGTFMGTARFLKEQNPSIKTAIVEPEGSILNGGEAGSHRTEGIGMEFLPRYMDTDYFDSIHTISDLDAFRAVKVLAEKEGLLVASSSGAAFVAAMKEAEQAKPGTHIVTVFPDSSERYLSQGIYEE
- a CDS encoding S-ribosylhomocysteine lyase — its product is MPMNVESFNLDHTKVKAPYVRLVGITEGPKGDKVYKYDLRVKQPNKDHMNMPALHSLEHMLAEFSRNHHDHILDIGPMGCQTGFYIAVLNDGSYENVLTVIENALKDILEATEVPACNEVQCGFAASHSLEGAKQLAQELLEKRDEWTEVFAEQQ
- the pcrA gene encoding DNA helicase PcrA; this translates as MSPLTNDLLKGLNEQQREAVKTTDGPLLLMAGAGSGKTRVLTHRIAYLLGEKEVAPRNVLAITFTNKAAREMKDRVGDLVGPEARDMWISTFHSMCVRILRRDIDRIGINRNFSILDTTDQLSVIKQVLKDLNLDPKKFDPRAMLGAISTAKNELKTPEDFSKTTGNYYEQQTAAVYEKYQKTLRKNQSLDFDDLIMQTLTLFDRLPEVLEYYQRRFQYIHVDEYQDTNHAQYQLVKMLASRFQNLCVVGDSDQSIYRWRGADIANIMSFEKDYPTSKVIMLEQNYRSTKRILDAANEVIQNNSGRKPKNLWTDNDDGESIFYYQAPTERDEGLFVTNKIEDMVRATKFKYKDCAVLYRTNAQSRTIEETFVKANIPYQIVGGTKFYDRKEIKDLLAYLRLVANPDDDISFGRIVNEPKRGVGRTSLDNLQMYAARHDLSLYEAAGEVEQVGLSKRATNAIRDFHKMIRNWTQQQDFLSATDLVEDVLKITGYEDMLKNENSLEAQSRLENINEFLSVTKNFEEQNEDKSLIAFLTDLALVADINSADEDPFADDKVTLMTLHSAKGLEFPVVFLIGMEESVFPHSRSLQDEEEMEEERRLAYVGITRAEQQLFLTNAKMRTLFGRTNMNPESRFISEIPAELIEGRNQQQSSPFGGGFQDPAPSGFNTGQPKPPKRKATTMKKSAASGAESGDFAVGDKVSHKKWGVGTVVKVQGEGDSKELDIAFPAPNGIKRVLAKFAPITKQ
- a CDS encoding glycine--tRNA ligase, with the translated sequence MSKKTTMDQLVSHSKHRGFIFQGSEIYGGLANTWDYGPLGVELKNNLKRAWWQKFIQENPLNVGLDAAILMNPKTWEASGHLGNFNDPMIDCKECKSRHRADKLIENKLEAEGKEMVVDGLPFEEMEKLIDEHDIACPTCGEKNFTGIRQFNLMFQTQQGVTEGATDDIYLRPETAQGIFVNFKNVQRSMRKKLPFGIGQIGKSFRNEITPGNFIFRTREFEQMEMEFFCKPGEELEWYDYWKNFCHNWLKSLGIEGENLRLREHGEDELSHYSNATTDIEYQFPMGWGELWGIASRTDFDLTQHAEHSGEDFKYIDQETNERYIPYVIEPALGADRLALAFLADAYEEEELEDGSSRTVMKFHPAVAPYKAAVFPLSKKLGDEAKEVFADLSKHFMVDYDDAGSIGKRYRRHDEIGTPFCITYDFDSKEDGQVTVRNRDTMEQTRLNISDLRSFLEDQLTY
- a CDS encoding heptaprenylglyceryl phosphate synthase encodes the protein MYDMKKWEHVFKLDPNKEISDEDLEKICESGTDAVIVGGTDDVTLDQVLSLLAGIRRYSVPCILEISNLEAITPGYDYYFIPMVLNSSEKRWMMDVHHEAVKEYGDITDWDEMIAEGYCILNPESKAFQATNSVMPDEEDVIAYARMSEHLFRLPIFYLEYSGTYGDPGLVEKVGQTLDQTLLFYGGGITTPEQAKEMKAYADVIVVGNVIYDNMKQALQTVAAVKERE
- a CDS encoding CamS family sex pheromone protein encodes the protein MKRIAWILSLVILMAGCAPTYDKQEEKLMQETQENSQREKAIVPKYSISDEYYLPLVREDEYVPSKARGIIVRQIDNRLDIEEMETGLRRHSKAVYDPGEYFFQDGQYLTTDILDDWLDRKENSDGKNGTPNGLNPSLKLGASEEQYRDNPVYLSHILEQDFFKKTEENVVDLKGISIGLAMKSQYEFQVEKWGASYYEEIPRDELLTQGKKMAQKVLERLRKMEDLQDVPIMITIYQQEAKSSVVPGNFVAKTTVEGSDMKISKWETVDEKYVLFPSDEAEQNYKKEYEDMVDFQNDVANYFPNYIGVVGKGFYKNGELVNMEVTIPIEFKGKAEIVSLTQYVYSLIMENFPNYFGIEVKIESHEGQESLIVRKQGEDKPFVHIYDK